In Agrobacterium tumefaciens, a single genomic region encodes these proteins:
- a CDS encoding aliphatic sulfonate ABC transporter substrate-binding protein, whose product MITRRGTLGLLAGATGAVFLPHIRRASAATTTLRIGWQKNGVIALAKSQGALEALLKDRGIEVKWSEFSSGPPLLEALGAGALDIGPTGDVPPLFAQAAGGNLRYVGTYKAAAGGSAILVQRDSPLKTLEDLKGKKVAFKRGSSAHNVTVKALRKAGLTLADITPVDLAPPDAAAAFRSGSIDAWSIWDPYFAVAEKEPTTRVLSTAEGIVDPWSYFLANGDFVEGNPDLVPLILKELASVGAKAQANIDATAKSLAAITGVPEDVTKVSLTRPGADLGRVSLVPDEAIAYQQALADEFYDLKIVPKKLKVTDIVWRPKAS is encoded by the coding sequence ATGATCACACGACGCGGAACATTGGGACTGCTTGCAGGTGCGACGGGGGCGGTGTTTCTGCCGCATATCCGCCGCGCTTCGGCCGCGACGACCACATTGCGGATCGGCTGGCAGAAGAATGGCGTGATTGCGCTGGCGAAAAGCCAGGGTGCGCTGGAGGCCTTGTTGAAGGATCGCGGCATCGAGGTCAAATGGTCGGAGTTTTCCTCCGGGCCGCCGCTGCTCGAAGCGCTGGGCGCAGGCGCGCTGGATATCGGGCCGACCGGCGATGTGCCGCCGCTTTTCGCGCAGGCCGCCGGCGGTAATCTGCGTTACGTCGGCACCTACAAGGCAGCGGCCGGCGGGTCGGCCATCCTCGTGCAGAGGGATTCGCCGCTGAAGACACTGGAAGACCTGAAAGGCAAGAAGGTCGCCTTCAAGCGCGGCTCCAGCGCCCATAATGTCACCGTCAAGGCGCTGCGAAAGGCGGGGCTGACATTGGCCGACATCACGCCCGTCGATCTTGCCCCCCCGGATGCAGCCGCCGCCTTCCGTAGCGGCAGCATCGATGCATGGTCGATCTGGGATCCCTATTTTGCCGTGGCGGAAAAGGAGCCGACGACGCGGGTTCTTTCCACCGCAGAAGGCATTGTTGATCCCTGGAGCTATTTCCTCGCCAATGGCGACTTCGTTGAAGGCAATCCCGATCTCGTGCCGCTGATCCTCAAGGAACTCGCAAGTGTCGGCGCGAAGGCGCAGGCCAATATCGACGCGACCGCGAAGTCGCTGGCGGCGATCACGGGCGTTCCGGAGGATGTCACCAAGGTCTCGCTGACGCGACCGGGCGCCGATCTCGGGCGGGTGTCGCTGGTCCCGGATGAAGCCATCGCCTACCAGCAGGCGCTGGCCGACGAATTCTACGATCTGAAGATCGTGCCGAAGAAACTCAAGGTGACGGATATCGTCTGGCGGCCGAAGGCCAGCTGA
- a CDS encoding Lrp/AsnC family transcriptional regulator, whose amino-acid sequence MDRLDRKILRILQEDSTLAVADLAKKVGLSTTPCWRRIQKMEEDGVIRRRVALLDPVKVNTKVTVFVSIRTASHSIEWLKRFSEVVSEFPEVVEFYRMSGDVDYLLRVVVPDIAAYDAFYKRMIAKIEIRDVSSAFAMEQIKYTTELPLDYMLLDNPKSGEE is encoded by the coding sequence TTGGATCGCCTAGACCGTAAGATTTTGCGCATTCTGCAAGAGGATTCCACGCTGGCCGTTGCCGATCTGGCGAAAAAGGTCGGCCTCTCCACGACGCCCTGTTGGCGGCGTATCCAGAAGATGGAGGAAGACGGCGTTATCCGCCGGCGTGTGGCCTTGCTCGATCCCGTGAAGGTCAACACCAAGGTCACGGTTTTCGTCTCCATCCGCACCGCTTCGCACTCCATCGAGTGGCTGAAGCGTTTCTCCGAGGTGGTTTCCGAGTTTCCTGAGGTCGTTGAGTTCTACCGTATGAGCGGCGATGTCGACTATCTGCTACGCGTCGTTGTGCCTGATATCGCGGCCTATGACGCCTTCTACAAGCGGATGATCGCCAAGATCGAAATCCGCGACGTGTCCTCCGCCTTTGCCATGGAGCAGATCAAATATACGACGGAACTGCCGCTCGATTACATGCTGCTGGATAATCCCAAATCCGGCGAAGAATGA
- a CDS encoding uracil-DNA glycosylase family protein, which translates to MAEAERSQWLLNDRLDGLRGEIARCRLCRDAPLKGMADRLPHEPRPVVVISTKAKILIAGQAPGLRVHETGIPFNDASGDRLRQWLDVDRETFYDPDRFAVVPMGFCFPGYDDKGGDLPPRRECAPLWRERVMTAMPQVELILAIGQYAQAFHLGERRHKTMTETVQNWRSYLHANSGPGILPLPHPSWRNTGWLKKNPWFTYELLPVLRQHVEMRV; encoded by the coding sequence ATGGCTGAGGCAGAGCGATCCCAGTGGTTACTGAATGACAGGCTGGATGGGCTGCGTGGCGAGATCGCCCGCTGTCGTCTCTGTCGCGACGCACCGCTGAAGGGAATGGCTGATCGCCTGCCGCATGAACCGCGGCCGGTGGTCGTGATCTCGACGAAGGCTAAAATTCTGATCGCCGGGCAGGCGCCGGGGCTGCGTGTGCACGAAACCGGCATACCCTTCAACGATGCCTCTGGCGACAGGCTGCGGCAATGGCTCGATGTCGATCGGGAGACGTTCTACGACCCGGACCGTTTCGCCGTCGTGCCCATGGGTTTCTGTTTTCCCGGTTATGATGACAAGGGGGGCGATCTGCCGCCACGGCGGGAATGTGCGCCCTTATGGCGTGAGCGGGTGATGACGGCAATGCCGCAGGTGGAGCTGATCCTGGCTATCGGACAATATGCGCAGGCTTTTCACCTCGGCGAAAGGCGGCATAAAACCATGACCGAAACGGTGCAGAACTGGCGCAGCTACCTCCATGCCAATTCCGGCCCCGGCATTTTGCCTCTGCCGCATCCGAGTTGGCGCAACACGGGCTGGCTGAAAAAGAACCCGTGGTTCACGTACGAGCTGCTTCCGGTTCTACGACAACATGTGGAAATGCGAGTTTAG